One Solirubrobacter pauli DNA segment encodes these proteins:
- the dut gene encoding dUTP diphosphatase: MSAIEVQLLHPDARVPGRGRDGDAAYDLACVEPVTLAPGERALVPTGVAVAIPPGMCGLVLPRSGLAIKHGISCVNAPGLIDPNYRGELKVILINHGAEPWSAEPGDRIAQLLLVAFAAPALTVVDALTDSDRGAGGFGSSGR, from the coding sequence CTGTCGGCCATCGAAGTCCAACTGCTGCATCCCGATGCGCGGGTCCCCGGGCGCGGTCGCGACGGCGACGCCGCCTACGACCTCGCGTGCGTCGAGCCGGTCACGCTCGCGCCGGGCGAGCGCGCGCTGGTGCCCACCGGCGTCGCCGTCGCGATCCCGCCCGGGATGTGCGGGCTCGTCCTCCCCCGCTCCGGTCTGGCGATCAAGCACGGCATCTCGTGCGTGAACGCGCCCGGCCTGATCGACCCCAACTACCGCGGCGAGCTGAAGGTGATCCTGATCAACCACGGCGCCGAGCCGTGGTCCGCCGAGCCGGGCGATCGGATCGCGCAGCTGCTGCTGGTCGCCTTCGCCGCGCCCGCCTTGACGGTGGTGGACGCGCTGACGGACAGCGACCGCGGTGCCGGAGGGTTCGGCTCGTCTGGCCGCTGA
- the trhA gene encoding PAQR family membrane homeostasis protein TrhA, producing MDAFDIPRLRGVSHAYAFFVAVVAAALLIVFTPGREPRMAAAVYGIGLCALFGGSALYHRWRWNPSWRPWLRRVDHSMIYVFIAATYTPVGWLVLSGATQWIVLISVWAGAAAGVTLSIAWINAPRWLCAICYLALGWVAVVAFPQMQSELATVPLTLIGLGGLLYTIGAVIYAMGRPNPWPKVFGFHEIFHVFVILAAVAHFVAMAGWIVPSGLHS from the coding sequence ATGGACGCCTTCGACATCCCTCGCCTGCGCGGGGTCTCGCACGCTTACGCGTTCTTCGTCGCGGTCGTCGCCGCTGCGCTGTTGATCGTCTTCACCCCCGGTCGCGAGCCGCGGATGGCCGCCGCCGTGTACGGGATCGGGCTGTGCGCGTTGTTCGGCGGCAGCGCGCTCTATCACCGCTGGCGCTGGAACCCGTCCTGGCGGCCGTGGCTGCGGCGCGTGGACCACTCGATGATCTACGTGTTCATCGCGGCGACGTACACGCCGGTGGGCTGGCTCGTGCTCAGCGGCGCGACGCAGTGGATCGTGCTGATCTCGGTCTGGGCGGGCGCGGCCGCGGGCGTCACCCTCTCGATCGCGTGGATCAACGCCCCGCGGTGGCTGTGCGCGATCTGCTATCTCGCGCTCGGCTGGGTCGCCGTCGTCGCGTTCCCGCAGATGCAGTCGGAGCTGGCGACGGTGCCGCTGACGCTGATCGGCCTCGGCGGCCTGCTGTACACGATCGGCGCCGTCATCTACGCGATGGGTCGGCCGAACCCGTGGCCGAAGGTGTTCGGGTTCCACGAGATCTTCCACGTGTTCGTGATCCTCGCGGCGGTCGCGCACTTCGTCGCCATGGCGGGCTGGATCGTGCCGTCCGGGCTGCACAGTTAG
- a CDS encoding class I SAM-dependent methyltransferase: MTPEVAVWHDVECGRYEADLPLWKELASEAQTTLDIGAGTGRVALRLAYDGHAVTALDIDGDLLAVLTERATESGLAVPTITADATDFTVERPFDLIAVPMQTVQLLPARDGFFASVRRALAPGGRLAIAIATELEAYDGAPPLPAPDIGHDGGWTFISQPVAIRVDDHKASIERVRQRVGPDQERITTEDLIELAVVTPGQLAEEAAQHGLEAEELRHIPETLEHVASQVVLFRG, from the coding sequence ATGACCCCGGAAGTCGCCGTCTGGCACGACGTGGAGTGCGGCCGCTACGAGGCCGACCTGCCGCTCTGGAAGGAGCTGGCGAGCGAGGCGCAGACCACGCTCGACATCGGCGCCGGCACCGGCCGGGTCGCGCTGCGCCTGGCCTACGACGGCCACGCCGTGACCGCGCTCGACATCGATGGTGACCTGCTGGCGGTGCTCACCGAGCGCGCCACGGAGTCCGGCCTGGCCGTCCCCACGATCACCGCCGACGCCACCGACTTCACGGTCGAGCGCCCGTTCGACCTGATCGCCGTCCCGATGCAGACCGTGCAGCTGCTGCCGGCGCGCGACGGCTTCTTCGCCTCCGTCCGGCGCGCGCTCGCCCCCGGCGGCCGGCTGGCGATCGCGATCGCCACCGAGCTGGAGGCCTACGACGGGGCGCCGCCGCTGCCGGCGCCGGACATCGGCCACGACGGCGGCTGGACGTTCATCTCGCAGCCCGTCGCGATCCGCGTCGACGACCACAAGGCCTCGATCGAGCGCGTGCGTCAGCGCGTCGGCCCCGACCAGGAGCGGATCACGACCGAGGACCTGATCGAGCTCGCGGTCGTCACCCCGGGCCAGCTGGCCGAGGAGGCCGCCCAGCACGGCCTCGAGGCCGAGGAGCTGCGTCACATCCCCGAGACGCTCGAGCACGTCGCGAGCCAGGTGGTGCTCTTCCGTGGCTGA
- a CDS encoding Mur ligase family protein: MIRLAAGVAAAKAVGTLARTAGRGGGTSLPGKVLTRVEPHAIKRLAQRLERGNVVISATNGKTTTAAMVASILQRTGAELVHNRAGANMAGGIASALADASRGGGRRLTGNFGLFEVDEFWLGQVSEELEPRATLLGNLYRDQLDRFGELEIIADRWATIVRNRAGLVLNADDPLVADLGRHAPEPTYFGVDDDRLALPELQHASDSKHCRRCGHAYTYSAVYLAHLGHYKCPNCGQERPEPSVVGTNVQLNGIRNATFDLNGHRVELPLPGLYNVYNALGAAALTLSLGVAIEDVVQGLQAVAPAFGRAETLDLGRPTSLLLVKNPAGANEVLRTLALEGRELDLLGVLNDRIADGRDVSWVWDADWELLVGSVRHFTASGTRAAELALRMKYAGLDPDRITVVDDLEQGLDHALSSGDGPLYVVPTYTALLELREILTRRGQAEAYWR, from the coding sequence GTGATCCGCCTCGCAGCCGGCGTCGCCGCCGCCAAGGCGGTCGGCACGCTCGCGCGCACCGCCGGGCGCGGCGGCGGCACCAGCCTCCCGGGGAAGGTGCTGACCCGCGTCGAGCCGCACGCGATCAAGCGGCTCGCGCAGCGGCTCGAGCGCGGCAACGTCGTCATCTCCGCCACCAACGGCAAGACGACCACCGCCGCGATGGTCGCGTCGATCCTCCAGCGCACGGGCGCCGAGCTCGTCCACAACCGGGCGGGCGCGAACATGGCGGGCGGCATCGCGTCCGCGCTCGCCGACGCCTCCCGCGGCGGCGGCCGCCGCCTGACCGGCAACTTCGGCCTGTTCGAGGTGGACGAGTTCTGGCTCGGCCAGGTCAGCGAGGAGCTCGAGCCGCGCGCGACGCTGCTCGGCAACCTCTATCGCGACCAGCTGGACCGCTTCGGCGAGCTGGAGATCATCGCCGACCGCTGGGCGACGATCGTCCGCAACCGCGCCGGGCTCGTGCTCAACGCGGACGACCCGCTCGTCGCCGACCTCGGGCGTCACGCCCCCGAGCCGACCTACTTCGGCGTGGACGACGACCGGCTCGCGCTCCCCGAGCTCCAGCACGCCAGCGACTCCAAGCACTGCCGCCGCTGCGGCCACGCGTACACCTACAGCGCGGTCTACCTCGCCCACCTCGGCCACTACAAGTGCCCGAACTGCGGTCAGGAGCGCCCGGAGCCGTCCGTGGTCGGCACGAACGTGCAGCTCAATGGCATCCGCAACGCGACGTTCGACCTCAACGGCCACCGCGTCGAGCTGCCGCTCCCGGGCCTCTACAACGTCTACAACGCGCTCGGCGCCGCCGCGCTCACGCTCAGCCTGGGCGTGGCGATCGAGGACGTCGTGCAGGGCCTGCAGGCCGTCGCGCCCGCCTTCGGCCGCGCCGAGACGCTGGACCTGGGCCGCCCCACGTCGCTGCTGCTCGTCAAGAACCCGGCCGGGGCGAACGAGGTGCTCAGGACCCTCGCGCTGGAAGGCCGGGAGCTGGACCTGCTCGGCGTCCTCAACGACCGGATCGCCGACGGCCGCGACGTGTCCTGGGTGTGGGACGCCGACTGGGAGCTGCTCGTCGGCAGCGTCCGGCACTTCACCGCCTCCGGCACCCGCGCGGCCGAGCTGGCGCTGCGGATGAAGTACGCGGGGCTGGACCCGGACCGCATCACCGTCGTCGACGACCTCGAGCAGGGCCTCGACCACGCGCTGTCCAGCGGCGACGGCCCGCTGTACGTCGTCCCCACGTACACCGCGCTGCTCGAGCTGCGCGAGATCCTCACCCGCCGCGGCCAGGCGGAGGCCTACTGGCGATGA
- a CDS encoding ABC transporter permease — MSLVLLAQLQLRDRESQPATCVERNGFCPDWIADNWERYKTPLIEHTELTLISVAIGFLIAFGLALIAHRRRWLIPPITQITGILYTLPSVALFFLLLPLTGRGKTTAIIALVAYSLLIIFRNVITGLEEVPEEARDAGRGMGLTPRQLLWRVELPLALPAIMAGLRIAVTTTVGLTALVFLAGAGGLGEAIFADTQFRSNVVVAGGLCVLLAVVLDLSVLGIQKLMTPWTRGAAT, encoded by the coding sequence TTGAGCCTCGTCCTGCTCGCCCAGCTCCAGCTCCGCGACCGGGAGAGCCAGCCGGCCACGTGCGTCGAGCGCAACGGGTTCTGCCCGGACTGGATCGCGGACAACTGGGAGCGGTACAAGACGCCGCTGATCGAGCACACCGAGCTGACGCTGATCAGCGTCGCGATCGGCTTCTTGATCGCCTTCGGCCTCGCGCTGATCGCGCACCGGCGGCGTTGGCTGATCCCGCCGATCACCCAGATCACGGGCATCCTCTACACGCTGCCCAGCGTCGCGCTGTTCTTCCTGCTGCTGCCGCTCACCGGCCGCGGCAAGACGACCGCGATCATCGCGCTGGTCGCCTACTCGCTGCTGATCATCTTCCGCAACGTGATCACCGGGCTCGAGGAGGTGCCGGAGGAGGCGCGCGACGCCGGCCGCGGCATGGGCCTCACGCCGCGCCAGCTGCTGTGGCGCGTCGAGCTGCCGCTGGCGTTGCCGGCGATCATGGCCGGGCTGCGGATCGCGGTCACCACCACGGTCGGCCTGACCGCGCTCGTGTTCCTGGCCGGCGCGGGAGGCCTGGGCGAGGCGATCTTCGCGGACACGCAGTTCCGCTCGAACGTGGTCGTCGCGGGCGGGCTGTGCGTGCTGCTCGCGGTCGTGCTCGACCTCTCCGTGCTCGGCATCCAGAAGCTGATGACGCCGTGGACCCGCGGAGCGGCGACATGA
- a CDS encoding diacylglycerol/lipid kinase family protein has product MIDGPVCLIVNPHAGGGRALRLLPGVEAALRGQGRPFRVAETMSMQHARELAREACDNGDVVAAMGGDGIVGAVAGEVRHGDGLLVVLPGGRGNDFARKLGIPFDPVEAAKLLISGVERRVDLAEANDTVYLGILSAGIDSEVNRVALETRLKLGTFVYTYGVLRAIARWKPATWTVAVDGEPLDFPGYSVAIANSGVFGGGMYLAPDASLEDGKLDVVLIAQQSRLRYLRNLPRVFNGSHVKDSAFTLIQGSEVSFSADRPFTAYADGDPIGDLPLTVRALPGALRVVAPK; this is encoded by the coding sequence GTGATCGACGGCCCCGTCTGCCTGATCGTCAACCCGCACGCCGGTGGTGGGCGCGCGCTGCGCCTCCTCCCCGGGGTCGAGGCCGCGCTGCGCGGCCAGGGCCGGCCGTTCCGGGTGGCCGAGACGATGTCGATGCAGCACGCCCGTGAGCTCGCCCGGGAGGCGTGCGACAACGGGGACGTGGTGGCCGCGATGGGTGGCGACGGGATCGTCGGCGCCGTCGCGGGCGAGGTGCGCCACGGTGACGGCCTGCTCGTCGTGCTGCCCGGCGGGCGCGGGAACGACTTCGCCCGCAAGCTCGGCATCCCGTTCGACCCGGTCGAGGCCGCGAAGCTGCTGATCAGCGGCGTCGAGCGGCGCGTGGACCTGGCCGAGGCCAACGACACGGTCTACCTCGGCATCCTCAGCGCGGGGATCGACTCGGAGGTCAACCGGGTCGCGCTGGAGACGCGGCTGAAGCTCGGCACGTTCGTCTACACCTACGGGGTGCTGCGCGCGATCGCCCGCTGGAAGCCCGCCACCTGGACCGTCGCCGTCGACGGCGAGCCGCTCGACTTCCCCGGCTACTCGGTGGCGATCGCCAACTCGGGCGTGTTCGGCGGCGGGATGTACCTGGCGCCCGACGCGTCGCTCGAGGACGGCAAGCTGGACGTCGTGCTGATCGCCCAGCAGTCGAGGCTCCGCTACCTGCGCAACCTCCCCCGCGTGTTCAACGGCAGCCACGTCAAGGACTCCGCGTTCACGCTCATCCAAGGGTCCGAGGTCAGCTTCAGCGCCGACCGCCCGTTCACGGCCTACGCCGACGGAGACCCGATCGGCGACCTGCCGCTGACGGTGCGTGCACTGCCCGGCGCGCTGCGGGTGGTGGCGCCCAAGTGA
- a CDS encoding type 1 glutamine amidotransferase, which yields MADVLRVCALYPDLMNIYADRGNLQLLQRRCEWRGLGFELSGVGLGDSLDPDAHDLFYVGGGQDRDQALCAEDMASDKREALHKAADDGKVIFAVCGGYQLLGHAYDLDGTKLPGVGLVDLETVREDGPRLIGNVAIEVELDGTPHVLAGFENHGGRTRLGAQTRPLGRVLKGHGNDGRSGFEGVRGGAHGTVVGTYLHGPLLPKNAWFADWLTATALHLAVSELAPLDDRLEDAAHAAARRAAGI from the coding sequence GTGGCTGACGTCCTGCGCGTGTGCGCGCTCTATCCGGACCTGATGAACATCTACGCCGACCGCGGCAACCTGCAGCTGCTGCAGCGCCGCTGCGAGTGGCGCGGCCTCGGCTTCGAGCTGAGCGGCGTCGGCCTCGGCGACTCGCTCGACCCCGACGCGCACGACCTCTTTTACGTAGGCGGCGGTCAGGACCGCGACCAGGCCCTGTGCGCCGAGGACATGGCGTCCGACAAGCGCGAGGCGCTGCACAAGGCGGCCGACGACGGCAAGGTCATCTTCGCCGTCTGCGGCGGCTACCAGCTGCTCGGCCACGCCTACGACCTGGACGGCACCAAGCTGCCGGGCGTCGGCCTGGTCGACCTGGAGACCGTGCGCGAGGACGGCCCGCGGCTGATCGGCAACGTCGCCATCGAGGTCGAGCTCGACGGCACGCCGCACGTGCTCGCCGGCTTCGAGAACCACGGCGGGCGGACGCGCCTGGGAGCGCAGACGCGCCCGCTCGGCCGGGTCCTGAAAGGCCACGGCAACGACGGCCGCTCGGGCTTCGAGGGCGTCCGCGGCGGCGCCCACGGCACCGTCGTCGGCACGTACCTGCACGGCCCGCTGCTCCCCAAGAACGCGTGGTTCGCCGACTGGTTGACCGCAACGGCCCTGCACCTGGCGGTAAGTGAGCTGGCACCGCTCGACGACCGTCTCGAGGACGCCGCGCACGCCGCTGCCCGGCGTGCTGCCGGTATCTGA
- a CDS encoding glycine betaine ABC transporter substrate-binding protein: MRRAPYLLATAFASLALGLAACGDEEEPATPAGETEATPSATAEASGQITSNPDNAKITLTIGSKNFTEQKVLGEIYAQGLAAAGYTTKTDLNLGDQDAALAALKAGEISAYPEYTGTALTVFFGKDAADLPKDPQAAYEEAKADFEKEGLTAFPPTPFTSSNEVAVTKETADKYGLKNISDLSKVADQLTLYGTSECRKRMDCLLGLEEVYGLKFKKFTPVSPDQRHEVLQSSRADVSIVYTTDPQIKRNNEVLLEDDKGMFPPYNPVLVMKAETAEQAGPDLAKTIDLIQKPLTDDAMQELDARVDLDKKEPADVAKEYLSETGLVK, encoded by the coding sequence ATGAGACGTGCCCCCTACCTACTCGCGACCGCCTTCGCCTCGCTCGCCCTCGGCCTCGCCGCCTGCGGTGACGAGGAGGAGCCGGCGACCCCCGCCGGCGAGACGGAGGCCACGCCCTCCGCGACCGCGGAGGCCAGCGGCCAGATCACCAGCAACCCCGACAACGCGAAGATCACGCTGACGATCGGGTCCAAGAACTTCACCGAGCAGAAGGTGCTCGGCGAGATCTACGCCCAGGGCCTCGCGGCCGCGGGCTACACCACCAAGACCGACTTGAACCTGGGCGACCAGGACGCCGCGCTCGCGGCGCTCAAGGCCGGCGAGATCTCCGCCTACCCGGAGTACACCGGCACGGCGCTGACCGTGTTCTTCGGCAAGGACGCGGCGGACCTGCCGAAGGACCCGCAGGCCGCCTACGAGGAGGCCAAGGCCGACTTCGAGAAGGAGGGCCTGACGGCCTTCCCGCCGACGCCGTTCACCTCGTCCAACGAGGTCGCGGTGACCAAGGAGACGGCCGACAAGTACGGCCTGAAGAACATCTCCGACCTCTCGAAGGTCGCGGACCAGCTCACGCTCTACGGCACGTCCGAGTGCCGCAAGCGCATGGACTGCCTGCTCGGGCTCGAGGAGGTCTACGGCCTCAAGTTCAAGAAGTTCACGCCCGTGTCCCCGGACCAGCGCCACGAGGTGCTGCAGTCCAGTCGCGCCGACGTGTCGATCGTCTACACGACCGACCCGCAGATCAAGCGCAACAACGAGGTCCTGCTCGAGGACGACAAGGGCATGTTCCCGCCGTACAACCCGGTGCTCGTCATGAAGGCCGAGACCGCCGAGCAGGCGGGCCCGGACCTGGCGAAGACGATCGACCTGATCCAGAAGCCGCTGACCGACGACGCGATGCAGGAGCTGGACGCGCGCGTCGACCTGGACAAGAAGGAGCCGGCCGACGTCGCGAAGGAGTACCTGAGCGAGACCGGCCTGGTCAAGTAG
- a CDS encoding putative bifunctional diguanylate cyclase/phosphodiesterase: protein MLFDAIPVPCYFWRHADGTFVLERANRSAFDTAGAGVSALIGRPVTEVFADRPELQQDLERVLADGTQVERELFYERGHNGAGLRLIVRFVAVGPDLVLAHTEDITQLRGNEERLRAVLATVEAGLMAIDVGGQVTDVNPAVEDILGIPRERMLGDPSWWDAIGLRDMDGNPLDRGANSPWARTIVHGEAVRDVKQQITRPDGTVIAISANYQPLRTGASGEVTGMVASLTDISEARRLQAQLAHQALHDPLTGLPNRLLFQERLGQALKRSERKRIAVFLLGLDRFRAVNDTHGHGAGDNVLIEVSTRLHQVLDVAEPLARMGGDEFAVLSECADEREAADVAARLARTFRAPLETGSQITASIGIAIEEPGHSAADLIQGADAAVERVKARGGNSFEIFDRAMEGRLRDRLRIEDGLRRAILKDELRLVYQPIVQLEPQRTVALEALVRWQHPEEGLLGPGRFLPVAEQDAQLISDIGRWVLRRACIESRLFPEDIRISVNVAARELGQEGFPERIIDTLEQTGTAPERIGLEITETTLMEGGDAAISGLEQLSRHGMYVSLDDFGTGYSSLTRLARLPLNAIKLDRGFVARYTGERDRRIIEAAVSIGRAADLNVVAEGVETEDQLELLRAAGCGFVQGYLLGRPSLPEQVLQTLA, encoded by the coding sequence GTGTTGTTCGATGCCATCCCCGTGCCCTGCTACTTCTGGCGGCACGCCGACGGCACGTTCGTGCTGGAGCGCGCCAACCGATCGGCCTTCGACACGGCCGGAGCGGGCGTGAGCGCGCTGATCGGCCGTCCGGTCACCGAGGTCTTCGCCGATCGGCCCGAGCTGCAGCAGGACCTCGAGCGCGTCCTGGCCGACGGCACGCAGGTCGAGCGCGAGCTGTTCTACGAGCGCGGCCACAACGGCGCCGGGCTGCGGCTGATCGTCCGCTTCGTCGCGGTCGGGCCCGACCTGGTCCTCGCCCACACCGAGGACATCACGCAGCTGCGCGGCAACGAGGAGCGCCTGCGCGCGGTGCTCGCCACGGTCGAGGCCGGCCTGATGGCGATCGACGTCGGCGGCCAAGTCACCGACGTGAACCCCGCGGTGGAGGACATCCTCGGCATCCCGCGCGAGCGCATGCTCGGCGACCCGAGCTGGTGGGACGCGATCGGCCTGCGCGACATGGACGGCAATCCGCTCGACCGCGGCGCCAACAGCCCGTGGGCGCGCACGATCGTGCACGGCGAGGCGGTCCGCGACGTCAAGCAGCAGATCACCCGCCCCGACGGCACGGTGATCGCGATCTCCGCCAACTACCAGCCGCTGCGGACCGGTGCGAGCGGCGAGGTCACCGGGATGGTGGCGTCGCTGACCGACATCTCCGAGGCCCGGCGGCTGCAGGCGCAGCTCGCCCACCAGGCGCTGCACGACCCGCTCACGGGCCTCCCGAACCGGCTGCTGTTCCAGGAGCGCCTCGGCCAGGCGCTCAAGCGCTCCGAGCGCAAGCGGATCGCCGTGTTCCTGCTCGGGCTGGACCGCTTCCGCGCCGTCAACGACACGCACGGCCACGGCGCCGGCGACAACGTGCTGATCGAGGTCTCGACGCGCCTGCACCAGGTGCTCGACGTCGCCGAGCCGCTCGCCCGCATGGGCGGGGACGAGTTCGCCGTGCTCTCCGAGTGCGCCGACGAGCGCGAGGCCGCGGACGTCGCCGCGCGGCTCGCCCGCACGTTCCGCGCGCCGCTGGAGACCGGCAGCCAGATCACGGCCTCGATCGGGATCGCGATCGAGGAGCCCGGCCACAGCGCGGCCGACCTCATCCAGGGCGCGGACGCGGCCGTCGAGCGCGTGAAGGCGCGCGGCGGCAACTCGTTCGAGATCTTCGACCGCGCGATGGAGGGCCGCCTGCGCGACCGGCTGCGGATCGAGGACGGCCTGCGGCGCGCGATCCTCAAGGACGAGCTGCGCCTCGTCTATCAGCCGATCGTGCAGCTCGAGCCGCAGCGCACGGTCGCCCTGGAGGCGCTCGTGCGCTGGCAGCACCCCGAGGAGGGGCTGCTCGGCCCGGGCCGGTTCCTGCCGGTCGCCGAGCAGGACGCCCAGCTGATCTCCGACATCGGCCGCTGGGTCCTGCGGCGCGCGTGCATCGAGTCGCGCCTGTTCCCCGAGGACATCCGGATCAGCGTCAACGTCGCCGCCCGCGAGCTCGGGCAGGAGGGCTTCCCGGAGCGGATCATCGACACGCTCGAGCAGACCGGCACCGCGCCCGAGCGGATCGGCCTCGAGATCACCGAGACGACCCTCATGGAGGGCGGGGATGCGGCCATCAGCGGCCTCGAGCAGCTCTCGCGCCATGGCATGTACGTCTCGCTCGACGACTTCGGCACCGGCTACTCGAGCCTGACGCGGCTCGCCCGGCTGCCGCTGAACGCGATCAAGCTCGACCGCGGGTTCGTGGCCCGCTACACCGGCGAGCGCGACCGGCGGATCATCGAGGCGGCCGTGTCGATCGGCCGCGCCGCCGACCTCAACGTCGTCGCCGAGGGCGTCGAGACCGAGGACCAGCTGGAGCTCCTGCGCGCCGCGGGCTGCGGCTTCGTGCAGGGCTACCTGCTCGGGCGGCCTTCGCTACCCGAGCAGGTGCTGCAGACGCTGGCCTGA
- a CDS encoding ABC transporter permease, with protein sequence MDPRSGDMSATFAALGEFGDAISFIFTERENQRGSPVGGAQNLPLLWEHLKLTAAAMGLALVIALPLGLILGHTGRFSFLAISTSNVGRAVPSVALIALFIAFFPSSPEFLNVTLALALLAIPPILTNAYVGVRQTDRDAVDAARGMGLSGAQVIRQVELPLALPLIFGGIKTSTVNVIATATIAPLVGVVTLGDPLVAASVYGREGQIGASIIVAALAIAAEVGLSAVQRAVTPAGIKLARGPEDRARTRFGLSKRRIQTAP encoded by the coding sequence GTGGACCCGCGGAGCGGCGACATGAGCGCGACGTTCGCCGCCCTGGGCGAGTTCGGGGACGCGATCTCGTTCATCTTCACCGAGCGCGAGAACCAGCGCGGGTCGCCGGTGGGCGGCGCGCAGAACCTGCCGCTGCTGTGGGAGCACCTCAAGCTCACCGCGGCGGCGATGGGTCTCGCGCTCGTCATCGCGCTCCCGCTCGGCCTCATCCTCGGCCACACCGGCCGCTTCTCGTTCCTGGCCATCAGCACCTCGAACGTCGGCCGGGCCGTGCCGAGCGTCGCGTTGATCGCGTTGTTCATCGCGTTCTTCCCGAGCAGCCCCGAGTTCCTGAACGTGACGCTCGCGCTGGCGCTGCTGGCGATCCCGCCGATCCTGACCAACGCCTACGTCGGCGTCCGCCAGACCGACCGTGACGCGGTGGACGCCGCGCGCGGGATGGGGCTGAGCGGCGCGCAGGTGATCCGCCAGGTCGAGCTGCCGCTGGCGCTGCCGCTGATCTTCGGCGGCATCAAGACGTCGACGGTCAACGTGATCGCCACCGCCACGATCGCGCCGCTGGTCGGCGTGGTCACGCTCGGCGACCCGCTCGTGGCCGCGTCCGTGTACGGGCGCGAGGGCCAGATCGGCGCCTCGATCATCGTCGCCGCGCTGGCGATCGCCGCGGAGGTCGGCCTCTCGGCCGTCCAGCGCGCGGTGACGCCCGCCGGCATCAAGCTTGCGCGCGGTCCCGAGGACCGTGCGCGCACTCGCTTCGGTCTTTCCAAGAGGAGGATTCAGACAGCACCATGA
- a CDS encoding ABC transporter ATP-binding protein: MPSTNSAQSEGPSGYRQAVELEFAEATKRYPGSDAAAVDGLSLTVPAGEICVLVGPSGCGKTTAMRMVNRMIDITGGDILVGGRSVKDRDADELRREIGYVIQQIGLFPHKTIADNIATVPRLLGWDKAKVDARVHELLDLIGLPAEMAQRYPAQLSGGQRQRVGVARALAADPPLMLMDEPFGAIDPINRERLQNEFLRLQAEIRKTIVFVTHDIDEAIKMGDKIAILQVGGKLAQYASPSEILLHPANAFVEDFVGADRALKRLALLKVSDIPRDQLGSANGGPEIALTLPLRDALSDLLQHGALHGRVVDEHGAAIGSLTVETLARLAKS; encoded by the coding sequence TTGCCATCGACCAACTCCGCCCAATCCGAGGGGCCGTCCGGCTACCGCCAAGCGGTCGAGCTCGAGTTCGCCGAAGCGACCAAGCGCTACCCGGGTTCGGACGCCGCCGCCGTCGACGGCCTGAGCCTGACCGTCCCCGCGGGCGAGATCTGCGTGCTGGTCGGCCCGTCCGGGTGCGGCAAGACCACCGCGATGCGGATGGTCAACCGGATGATCGACATCACCGGCGGCGACATCCTCGTCGGTGGGCGCAGCGTCAAGGACCGCGACGCGGACGAGCTGCGGCGCGAGATCGGCTACGTGATCCAGCAGATCGGGCTGTTCCCGCACAAGACGATCGCGGACAACATCGCGACCGTCCCGCGGCTGCTCGGCTGGGACAAGGCGAAGGTCGACGCGCGCGTCCACGAGCTGCTCGACCTGATCGGGCTGCCGGCCGAGATGGCGCAGCGCTACCCGGCGCAGCTGTCCGGCGGCCAGCGCCAGCGCGTCGGCGTGGCCCGCGCCCTCGCCGCCGACCCGCCGCTGATGCTGATGGACGAGCCGTTCGGCGCGATCGACCCGATCAACCGCGAGCGGCTCCAGAACGAATTCCTGCGCCTGCAGGCCGAGATCCGCAAGACGATCGTCTTCGTCACGCACGACATCGACGAGGCGATCAAGATGGGCGACAAGATCGCGATCCTGCAGGTGGGCGGCAAGCTCGCCCAGTACGCGAGCCCGTCGGAGATCCTGCTGCACCCGGCGAACGCGTTCGTCGAGGACTTCGTCGGCGCCGACCGCGCGCTCAAGCGGCTCGCGCTGCTGAAGGTGAGCGACATCCCGCGCGATCAGCTCGGCAGCGCGAACGGCGGCCCGGAGATCGCGCTCACGCTGCCGCTGCGCGACGCGCTGTCGGACCTGCTCCAGCACGGCGCGCTGCACGGCCGCGTCGTCGACGAGCACGGCGCCGCGATCGGCTCGCTCACGGTCGAGACCCTCGCGAGGTTGGCGAAGTCTTGA